One Leopardus geoffroyi isolate Oge1 chromosome E1, O.geoffroyi_Oge1_pat1.0, whole genome shotgun sequence genomic window, TTCTATTTTTATGGTGCCGCCTGGCTCGCTTAGTcggaagagtgtgcaactcttgatcttggggtgtgggtttgagccccaggttgagtgtagagattactaaaaaaaaataaaaattgtaaacaattaaaaaggggcacgtggtggctcagtcggttgagtccaactcttggtctcagctcaggtctcgatttcagggttgtgagttcgagccctgcattgggctctgcactggcatgaaacctacttaaaattattttattttattttgcaaccaTATTTTTAGCCACTGGGAAATATTGCTTTCTGATTGTTCCTTTTTCATGCAGTATCTACTTCTTATGTTATGAatgttttgtcttcttcaatctcTTTAAGGGacgcctgcggggctcagtcggttaagcatctaacttccgctctggctctctctctctgcccctcccctgctcgtgctctgtctctctctctctctctctcaaaaataaattaaaggggcgcctgggtggctcagtcggttgagcggccgacttcggctcaggtcacgatctcgcggtccgtgagttcgagccccgcgtcgggctctgtgctgacggctcagagcctggagcctgtttcagactctgtgtctccctctctctgaccctccccattcatgctctgtctctctctgtctcaggaataaataaacgctaaaaaaaaaaaaaaaaaaaattaaaaaaaaaataaattaattaaaaaaataataaaaacattaaaaacaacaacaaaaaacaatcaggggcacctggctggctcgtcgggtagagcatgtaactcctGACCTCAAggacatgagtttgagccccgttttgggtgtagagattaccttaaaaaaaaaaaaaaaaaaaaaaaaaaggctaaaacaaATCAGCTGATTATCAATAGAAATATCAACTGACCGTTTACACTTTAAGACTATTTGAGCCTCTCACCTTGTTGTGTAAATTCTCCATGATTCCACCCTAACCCTTACCTACCTTAATCAACAACCCCTGTTCCTGCCCCTGCATGGGAACACCTGCTTGAAACCAGACTTCAAGGTCTCAATAAATGTCATGGGCTTGCCCATTTCCCTATGAGGTGTCAGGCCTTTGAGGGGCAAGCaataaagtctaatttgtcttcTCAACAGTTTGTTCTAGTGACGTTGGGGGAACCAGCATTTGACAAGGTGCTGGGAACATAGTGCATAAAGTCCTCATAGAATTTACCTTCTAGAAATAGATGCTTCTTCTAGAAGCAGAAGCCAGAAAatctataattttatactttacaATGTAGATGGGGAGATAGTAGCCAAATCTATCATTATAAATTGTGAGAGCTGAGAAACCGGTAAAGGGTACCAGAACAGAGAATGAGGGAAGTTTGGGTCCTGTTTAGAAAAGACGATCTGGAAAACCCTCCCAAATGACTTTGAGCTGGGGTGGTCTGAGTGTCCCAAGTATGgggaataaaagtgatgagaccCTGAAGGAGGAAGGTAGGTCAGCAGGTTCCAGAACAAAAGGGCAGGACGACACAGAGCCTCAAGGCAGAAGGTTCTCCATACACTTCCCTTAGAATCCCTGCTTTACCCTATTTAATTATTCCTCTTGCAACAGAATTGTTTGCTAATCCTTTTTCACTGCAAATGTGAAGTGAATGTTAACAGGTGAAATgcattctttttagtttttttttatttattttgagagcgagggagagagacagtcctagtgaggggagggcagagagaggaagagagagaatcccaagcaggctttgcacgcTCCCCGAGGAGCCCGGCGAGGGGCTCGAACGcaggaaaccgtgagatcatgacaggagctgaaaccaagaatccgaggagccacccaggcgccccatgtgttaAATGCATTCTAGAGGGTCCGGCTATTACCAAATTCATTTACAGGGCTCTCGAAGCTCTCCTTGAGCTCATTTAGGCCCTGTTAGACACGCATTAACCATGTCCTCAGGTTCTTTTCCAGTTCCTCGTGATGGGGTTTTGAAGAGGGAAGGGGGTTCAGAGCTGAGCTGacagctaagaaagaattcttgagacatcatGGGTGCAAAACAAGATGATTTtgttaaagcacggggacaggacccctggGTAGAAAGAGCTGCCCCGGGGGGTTGTGAAGGCTGCTTATATACTAAGGCGTTGGGGAGGTGAAGACCAAAGGGAGGTTTCCAGAAGGACTTTCACACGccaaagaggactcctaagatacccAAGGCCCAGCCATTGTCAGGCTAAGGCTGTTTTCCCCTCCAGTGAGGCATCGACAGGAGGAAGGTAGGGGCAtcctggagaaatgttctctGGATTTGCCTCAATGGGCTGCCGATTATCAGGACATTTAAGGTCACCTGccatttcctactttttttttttttttttaatttttaatgttttattttacacttgagacagagagagagagagcaggggaggggaggggcagagagacgcagacagaatctgaagcaggctctccgggctcagagctgtcagcacagagttccaagcaaggcttgaactcacagtgagttcatgacctgaccccaagtcggaggcttaatccacggagccacccaggcgccccatacctgCTATTTCCTTCTCGCCtgtgttccccacatcactagggaggggagggtgatgctggggctccaggaaactgagtctacaggtGTCTGGAGATGAGGCTAtcgataagattgcctttttcttgtattttactaaaatatttacaggCTGATGGGAGACTCAGGTCCTGCACGACtctgatctctatcagttaaccattcgtttctctttcctctcccttgttCTCGGGCGGCcgggagtgcctgaggaatagcACACACATCCCAtctcgggggtgggggcaggggagggcggggagggggggggatcgTGCTGGCTTGCGCTTGGCCCTCAATGGGCCTTAGGCTCTCTCATCACTTGCACGGAAGTACCGGCCTGCGGTGCAGCCGATAAAGTCCAAACTTGCTCTGGCCCCAACCACACCGCGCGGTGACCTCGGGCAGGAGCCTGAAATCAACTAGACCCGTCGGAGGCGCGGGGGTCCCGCCGCcaacgccgccgccgccgccgccgccgcccccgggcCGGGTGGAGGCGCCGCGCgccgcgcccccgccgcccgcgccgccccccaccccccctcccacccccgggcCGGGGCCCCTCCCGCCAACCCCGGCCCCGCGGGCGCACGGGGCCGACGGCGCGGGCCTCCTCCCGGGGTCTGCGCGGTGCACGCGCCCGGCCGCCCGCGCCCCGGCGCACGAGCAGCGTCCGGCTTCCTGAGCGCTCCCCTCCCCGGGCGCGTCCGTCGCCCCTCCCTCTCCGCCGCCCGCTCCGCCCGctccccctccctcgcccccGCGGGTCCCGGGAGGGGGGGGCGGCGCGGCAGgcacagccccccgcccccatggcCGGCCGTCGGAGCCAGAGGcggagggggctcctgggggagCCGGGCACCGCCCTGCTGGCCCCGCTCGcgctgggcctgggcctggcgcTCGCCTGCCTCGGCCTCCTGCTGGCCGCGGTCAGCCTGGGGCGCcggcccccgccgcccgcccagGTGAGGCCCCTGCGGCGCAGCCCTCCCGGGGCCGGCCCGGAGCCGCGTCTGCGGAGCGGCGGGCGCGGCCGGGTGGGCCGAGGGCTCGGGGCCAGGAAGATGGGTGGAGGGTGAGATGTCAGGTGGAGGAGGGCTGGGTGACGCTGCCTCCTTCCCAGCAGGAGCCTTCCCAGGGGGAGCTGGTGGCAGAGGAGGACCCGGACCCGCCGGTGAGTGGCCGTGGGCGGCGGGCGCGCGCGTCTGGGCGTGGGGAGCGTGTGCGAGCGGAGGGTGCGGGGTGTGCCCTGGCGGCGCCGGCCGCGCGTGTGCGCGGGGGTGTGCACCGCCGTGCACGGGTaagcgagggggagagagggtgACGGCTGCGTGCAAGGGGTCTGGGTCACCTGGGTACGGAGTGTTTATTGGCCGCGGGTGAAGGGGGGGGTatgagacgggggggggggaccttGCCTCCCcttggaccccccccccccccaaggcttCTGTGCCTGCTGCTGGCTGGTGCCTCTCCTGACGGGGCCCCCTGTCGGTCTCAGTTTACGTCTCTGCTGGTCCCCAGGCAAGACCCTGGTTTAGCCCTGCCCTTAATTCCCTTAGGAACTGAATCTCCAGATAGAGGAAAGCCGAGATGCCGGGCCTTTCCTGAAGCAGCTGGCGCGGTCTCGCAGAAGCGGTGAGCACCCCTTATCCCACCTTCCGGAATAGGAACAGTGACGGGTCTGCCGTGGCGTCTGCAATCGTCATTGCGCTTGTTTGCCCTAATAGCCCCACAAAGCCGGCAGAGCGGAAACCACGAACCTCACTGACAGGcgggatggagaaactgaggcacagacagtgttggggcggggcggggggggggggtggttcacAGTCATGCAGCTAACCAGTTGAGGCACGCTCAAACCTAGAATTCTGGCCCTCTCTCTGAAGCCTGTTCCATCACTTGGACCTGCTTCTCATTTCAAACCCTACGCCAAATAGGAAGGAGGGAGAGCCCCTGGGGTCCTGATGGAGACACAGAGGGGCGTTGGGGAGTCAGGGGCCCGGGCCCAAATAAGCTAAGAAACTTCTGAATGGGATGATCGTATGACTACAGGCCCAGGTTTGCACAGGACTGTCCCAGCTGACAAGTGTTTTGTCGGTGCGATTATTGATAGCAAGACTTTTGCTCTCAGAAACAACCCAGTTTGGATGAGAAATGATATAGTCATTCTACttgtggagggagagaaggccTGAGGTTCTGAGGACAGGAGCTTGGACCAGAAGGGGGATGCTGGGCTtctgagagggagaaggggctggagggtggCTTCTGGGCACTATTTTGCCCATCTGTCTTTCCTTGATTCTCAGCACCCAAAGGCCGGAAAGCAAGGGCTCGCAGAGCGATCGCAGCTCACTATGAAGGTGAGTGATGGGGGAGCTATGCCCAGGGAGGgcgggtggtggaggggcaggccAGGTCTCACCCACCCTTTCCTGTGTCTTACAGTTCACCCACGACCGGGACAGGACGGAGCGCAGGCCGGTGAGACCCCATTCCCACCTGCCcctgctctcccctgccccccacagcaCTGACCTCCTGGAGAAGGAGCCCCTCAAAACCTTTCCCTTCCCACTGTCCTCCCTGCCTTCAGCTGGGGAACCCCAGAAGCCAGTTCAAGAAAATCTTCAGGGGCTCGGTTCTCTCAGCCCCCACACCTGGACTTTGTCTGTGACCCGGGCGTGggaacccaggcagtctgcccCCACCCAACCATTAGGCCTCGCTCTTGTGGAGGAAGCACATTGggttcttccctcctctccccccgccgcccccctcccgtATTCTATGCATCTTCACCACTCTGATCACTTTTCTCAAAATGTTTCTACTGGGCTCTTCTTTTCCACCTTTACCCGACCTCCCAACTCAGCACTATGACCTCAGAACCTCAAACCCAGTCTctggccccttcccctcccagactctcctccccgcacccccccccccccccactactcCATCCCACCTGCGTTGCCAAGGCCTCTAAGTGAAGTAGATAGATTCGGTATGTGGCTTGAAGCTAGCGGCTTGCTTATGAGTCGGCTGTgcgggggaaggggaaggaaggaatcacAAATGACTTCTCGGTTTTGAACTTGGGCATCTTTGGGAATCgtgatgccatttatttttttttaacgtttatttattattgagagagagagagagagagacagagcatgagccggggagaggcagagagagagagggagacacagaatccgaagcaggctccaggctccgagctgtcagcgcagggcccgacgcggggctcgaacccaggaaccgcgagatcatgacctgagctgaagtcagacgcttaaccgactgagccacccaggcgcccctgatgatgCCATTTATTGAGGTGGCGTTAGCCAGGGGAGAAACGGGTTGGGAGATACGTAAATTAATCATTAAGTGTTTAATAATCAGCCAGTGGCTTCCACAAATAGCTGGCCGGACATCGTGGGCCGGCTCAGGCTAGGTCAGGACGCGAATAGTCAGGCGTCACAGCCACAGACGTGGTATTTAGAGCTGTAGGATTGGATGAAACACCACGAGGAGGAAACACCCCCAGAGTGAGTTCCTGAGGCTCTCGGGACATCCAGAGGGGAGGCCAAAGACAGCCCAGTGGACGCTGAGAAAAGCGGCCGGACAGAAGGGAAGAAACCGGGGAGGGGAGTGTCCTGTGATCTGGGAGAAGACTCGGTCTCCCCCGGGAGGGTGTGGCCATCTGTGCCCCACGCAGCTGAGTGGTCACATGAGGTGACTGCTGGGTTTGGTAACCTTAAAAGTCAGCTGGTGTCCTGGACGTGGGCTGTTTCGGTGGCCCTGTTAGGGTGGACGCCAGTGTGGATTGGGTTAAAAGAAAATGGGAACTAGGAATTGGAGACGGTGACAAGCCTTTCTAGAAGTTTCTCTGTGACGAGCGGAGCGACAGGCCAGTAGCTGGAGGGAGCTGTGTATGGAGGAAGGGTGCAGTCCTTCTGGTGATGAGCAACCCTACAGGGGTCTTAGCCAACGGCTACTGAATGGAACATTCATCCAGTCTCCGCAATAGCCCTAAAAggaagctgtcagcacggagcccgatgcggggctcgatctcacgaactgcgagatcatgacctaagccaaaaccgaGAGGTGggcgcttaaccggctgagccacccaggcggcccggTAGATAGAGGCCACTTAACTTAACTGTGTGAGGCCTCGAGGATACCCAGGGGTGGAGCCCGGGTTTGAACCCAGCCAGCGCGGGCTTGTGTCCCAGACATGCctggtgcgggggtgggggggatcctgCAGGGCAGCGTCCAGGAAGGGGGCCAGGGGTGGGTTCCAGAACCGAGAGAGGAACACATCATCCCCTGGCGAATGTGACGACAGGTCAGTTTTTAGTGCTGGTGGGGGGACATGAGGGAGCCCTTGCGTGATGACTTCTAGGTCCTCGGGAGAGTGAGGAGGGTGGGCGGGGGGTGAGCAGAGGTGGTACAAAACGCTTCTCTTGAGGACTACAAGAGCGAGCTTcgtggggaggagcaggaaggcTGCCAGGCTATAAAGAATGTCCATTCGAGGTTTGTGGTGGTGACATTGGCGGCCATCGTGGTCCCAGGGACCCCGTGCCCCCTGGCCACAACCCGCCTTCGCCCAGGCTGGTCCCATAGCGGGGCGcgccctccctccttctctccccctcctcttcagGCCCCAGGCCGGCCTTCCTCCCCTCCAGATGGGCCATTTATTTTAGCAGCTACCCAGACATTCATTCGTCCCCTGACGGAACACACACGCACCGAGCACCTGCTGTTGGTAAGGACCGGGCCGGGCGCCCGCGGGGGATGATACCCAGACCTGTTCGCGAGAAAAAGTCACTGTCTAGGAGAGGAGAGAACCGGCAAGAACCCGGAGCCAGATGCgggaacagagacagaaagcgagGCCGGGGTGGAGGGGCCGCGCTCAGTTTGGGTCCGGATGATATTAGGGTCCGATGGTGACGGCCcagtgagtggggtggggaggacgcAGGAAAGAGCGGGGCTGGAGGCCCATATGGGAGTCTGCAGGGTGACGGGTATCTCGTAGGTGGGCAGGAGAACGCCCGCCAAGCGTTACCACGTCCTTGCAAAAGTAGCAAGGACAGCGCCCCGGGGCTGGCAGAGGGGGAAGGCCGCCAGCGAGGCCCGGGACAGCAGCCGCCAGAGCCACACGAAGCCACAGCCGGGGGGCCACATTGGccacccccctccttcctcccaccagTGTCCCCTGGGCGCCCACTCCGAGCAGGCCCAGCCCCGGGGGCCACGGCACAGTAGACAGTAAGGCCGGGTGGGACCCCACACTTCCTCCTGTGTAACTCAACCGGATGACTTCCTGCGACAGCGGCTGCTCCGAAGGCGGGGGGCCGTGGCGAGCAGGTGAAAGACAGGCCGGACTGGCCACGCCAGGGTGGCCGGGGAAGGGTTCCCAGTGGAGTCGGGATCTGGCCGAGGGAAGGTGCCAGGTGTGCGGCGGGAACAGGAAGGAGGCGGGAGTCCTGTGAGCTGGCGCAGCGAGAGAGGGGTGACATTGGAGAGGTGGACTGGGGCGGGCCTGGGAGGACCCGGGAAGCCACTTGAGTTGTGCTCTGTCATTTTAGTATTCACCTTCTTTGCAATTTGTAACTGGTCCAGCTCTAGagtggtgtttgtttgttttgtttttccggTACATCTTTATGGAGCTATGCTTCACGGTCCATACAATTCGCCCatttaaactctatttttaaaagtttatttacttattttggggtgggggggcagagagagagggcaagagagagaatcccaagcaggctccacgatccCAGAGGAGCCCGacaaagggctcaatcccacgaccctgggatcacgacctgaggcaaaatcaagagttggacgctcaattggctgagccagccaggcgcccccatagcatttctttttggggttGAATAATTtctcattgtatggatataccacaattttccttacccattcatcgtctgatggacacttgggtacaacttttttttttaatgtttgtttatttttgagagagagagagagcacaagcaggggaggggcagagagagagggagacacagaatccgaagcaggctccaggctctgagctgccagcacagagcccgatgcggggcttgaactcacggaccgcgagatcatgacctgagctgaagccgatgcccaaccgtctgagccacccaggtgccccttgttattttcaattttaacaaTCCCCGTAGTATACGATTCAAGTACCGTATATGGTCTCAAGGTGAAACAGACAAACGGTAGAGacacaggggcttctgggtggctcagttggtcaagcatctgactcttgctttcagctcagggttcgtgggatcaagcccctcgaCGGACtgcgctgaacatggagcctgcttgggattctctctctctctctctctctctctctctctctctctctctccccctccccctctgctctccccccactcatgctcactccccccccaaaataaatatttaaaaaaatatttaaaaaactagagACACAAAatatcaacccccccccccacctctccttccaTCTGGCTCTTCTCCCCAGAAGTGGCTGGTGACGGGTTGCTCCCGACCCCTCTGGTCACACATACGTTGCATTTCTGCACGGAACTTCCTATTACGCTACAGGCTCCGTGGGCCGTGACTCCACCCGGGGCCCTGGGCCACGTGTCTGTCTTCTGGGCCCAGCGGGCCCCCGAGGCTTCTGTACCCGATGGGTCTCTGGGGAGTGTGAGGAAGTCCTGGAAAGGGACTCTCCCCGATCTCTGAACACCCACATTCAGGTGTGGACGGGACGGTGAGTGGCTGGGAGGAGGCCAAAATCAACAGCTCCAACCCACTGCGCTATGACCGCCAGAGGGGGGAATTTACAGTCACCCGGGCTGGGCTCTACTACCTGTATAGTCAGGTAAGCCCCACCTGGCTCCGGGGGGGGGAAGCGGGACCCGGGGGACAAGGGTCCGGGTCACGGGGCGGGGGCAGCTCCAGGTGGGCGGGGAGCTCGGGCtttgggctggggttggggggggggtggatcccTGGGTCACCGAGGACAGGGGACACGGAGACCGTGTCGCCTCCCGCCTCCCCGTAGGTGCACTTTGACGAGGGGAAGGCCGTCTACCTGAAGCTCGACTTGCTGGTGGACGACGCGCTGGCCCTGCGCTGCCTGGAAGAATTCTCCGCCACGGCCGCCAGCTCCCCGGGGTCCCAGGTCCGCCTCTGCCACGTGTCCGGGCTGTTGCCCCTCCGGCCAGGGTCCTCCCTGCGGATCCGCACCCTCCCCTGGGCCCATCTCAAGGCCGCCCCCTTCCTCACCTACTTCGGACTCTTCCAGGTTCACTGAGGGGCCCCGGTGGCGCCCCGGGCCCCACCCTCCTCGCCCCAGACCTGCCCCCCCTCTGCAGGCTGCTTGGACTGTTCACGTGTTGCCACGCCACATAGATAGCCCCCTTCTCCTCTGACACCCACTCCCCCCTGCACCTCACTAGCTCCTGAACCCCTGGTCTTTCgacgccccccccccatttatctCCTGACTCCCCGCCCTGGCCACaacctccccaccctgcccccggaCACTGTGTCTACTCTACTCTGGGTGAGGGTGGGTCCCCACCGCCTGTTCAGGCACTAAGAGGGGCTGGACGCCAGGGAGACTGAGACGGGGCCGGGAGTTCCCAAACGTGAGGGCTAAGAGCAAGACGAGATCCTTCCCGATAATTCcctgtggatttttaaaacagatattatttttattattattgtgacAAAATGTTGATAAGTGAATATTAAAGAGAATAAGccacggtctctctctcttttttttttttaatgtttttgagagagagggagagagagagacaatgcacgagtaggggaggggcagagagagagagagagacacacacacagaatgtgaagcaggctgcaggctccgagctgtcagcacggagccacacgcagggcccgaacccatgaaccgtgagatcgtgacctgagccgaagtcggaagcttaactgactgagccccccaggcgcccccacggtGTCTCTATTGGGACTTAGGGAACAGTTCTCAGGGTAGCCGAGGGCCATGGCAAGGGGGGCTGGGCATCGAAGGGTGGGGTGCGGGACGGCTGGGACTCCAGGGCAATGTACAGGCTCGGGAATGGGGACCCACATGCTTCTGACCCCTGAGGCATGAACAGAGAGTCAAAAGGCAAACtgccaggaaaaaaatcaatcctcTGCCCAAGGTCCAGCAGAAGCCGCCTCATTTACCTAGGAGGCGGGCTTCCTCCCGAGGGTGATCCCTGGCTGGGAGGAGCGGGAGCCTCTGGACATTCAGCAGGTGCGGGCCCAAGCCCTGGCCTGgatgtggggtgggagcaggCTCGCAGGGGAGCTCGGGGTCAGGAAGCAGGACGCGgccggggggagtggggggggccTGGGTCCAGGGGAGGAACCTTCCAGCGGTAGGGTGCTTGGggctgtctcttgctctctttgaCCAGAGCCTTATGTAAGAGCTTTTCTCGGGAAACAGGAAGTCCTGCTTGCCAAGTTCAGCACAGGGAGTAGCGCAGGCCTTATTCCAACACACCCGGCCTGGCCCTAACCCCAGAACTCGGCCAGTTTCTGGCTTCCGCGACCCTGGTTCTCCTCCCcatccgccccctcccctccttttgcACGTTCAGTCATTCCCAGCCAACTTGCCCAGAGACCTCTCCCGTGGCTCAGCCAGAGggtctcccaccctcaccccttgACCCCCAAGCTGCCCAGCTTGTCCCTCCATCCCTGCTCTTGGCACCGTGCCCCGGGGCAGCCgaccttccctcccccactcctggggCCCTCCCAGGGTTCCCGTGCTCGGGCTGCTTCCTGGGTGTCACTGGCAGTCCCGTCCTTCCTAGACAGATTGTCACCAAATTCTCCTGAGGCTGGAGaagggtgtgggggggaggggggcgggggagcgagTCTCAAGACGCCACCGGCCCCGCAGTGGGGTGCCAGGAGCTCCATCAGTGCCCCTAGCcggttttcctcctccttcctttttattctcaagttcctttttatttctcccttgcGTAACactcttcttcttcccttctgcacccccaccctccccaccacctcctcgCCACCCCACTCCTGAGGCCACTGCTCTCTGCAGGGTCCCCAGCTCATGCCAGCCTCGTCTCCTTCCTTGCCAGCCCCCAGAGGGCCACCGGGAGACATGGGGGGCCCGGCCCGAGAGCCGGCGCTCTCAGTCGCCCTCTGGTTGAGTTGGGGGGCGGCTCTAGGGGCTGTGGCGTGTGCCATGGCCCTGCTGACCCAGCAGACAGAGCTGCAAAATCTAAGGAGAGAGGTGACTCGGCTGCAGAGGACTGGAGGGCCCTGcaaggaggaagaagggcatCCGTGGCCGAGCCTCCGGGAGCAGGTGAGTGAGGGGAGAAGGGCGTGGGGGAGAAAGGGATGGATGGCGGGGCCATCTCCGGACCTCTTGGTTCTAGCCTCTCGGTCTGTAAAGTTTTGAGTAGGTGCAAGAGAGGGTCCCAGGTTTGGAGGTCAAGGGAGCAGCCATTCCAGGAAAGGAAATTGT contains:
- the LOC123604335 gene encoding tumor necrosis factor ligand superfamily member 12-like isoform X1, with product MAGRRSQRRRGLLGEPGTALLAPLALGLGLALACLGLLLAAVSLGRRPPPPAQQEPSQGELVAEEDPDPPELNLQIEESRDAGPFLKQLARSRRSAPKGRKARARRAIAAHYEVHPRPGQDGAQAGVDGTVSGWEEAKINSSNPLRYDRQRGEFTVTRAGLYYLYSQVHFDEGKAVYLKLDLLVDDALALRCLEEFSATAASSPGSQVRLCHVSGLLPLRPGSSLRIRTLPWAHLKAAPFLTYFGLFQVH
- the TNFSF13 gene encoding tumor necrosis factor ligand superfamily member 13 isoform X4 → MNRESKGKLPGKKSILCPRSSRSRLIYLGGGLPPEGDPWLGGAGASGHSAAPRGPPGDMGGPAREPALSVALWLSWGAALGAVACAMALLTQQTELQNLRREVTRLQRTGGPCKEEEGHPWPSLREQSPDALEAWENGERSRRKRAVLTHKQKKKHSVLHLVPINITSKEDSDVTEVIWQPALKRGRSLEAQGFVVRVWDTGVYLLYSQAPEASQP
- the LOC123604335 gene encoding tumor necrosis factor ligand superfamily member 12-like isoform X2 — translated: MAGRRSQRRRGLLGEPGTALLAPLALGLGLALACLGLLLAAVSLGRRPPPPAQEPSQGELVAEEDPDPPELNLQIEESRDAGPFLKQLARSRRSAPKGRKARARRAIAAHYEVHPRPGQDGAQAGVDGTVSGWEEAKINSSNPLRYDRQRGEFTVTRAGLYYLYSQVHFDEGKAVYLKLDLLVDDALALRCLEEFSATAASSPGSQVRLCHVSGLLPLRPGSSLRIRTLPWAHLKAAPFLTYFGLFQVH
- the TNFSF13 gene encoding tumor necrosis factor ligand superfamily member 13 isoform X2: MNRESKGKLPGKKSILCPRSSRSRLIYLGGGLPPEGDPWLGGAGASGHSAGSPAHASLVSFLASPQRATGRHGGPGPRAGALSRPLVELGGGSRGCGVCHGPADPADRAAKSKERGDSAAEDWRALQGGRRASVAEPPGAEKHSVLHLVPINITSKEDSDVTEVIWQPALKRGRSLEAQGFVVRVWDTGVYLLYSQVLFHDVTFTMGQVVSREGRGRQETLFRCIRSMPSNPDWAYNSCYSAGVFRLHQGDILSVTIPRGRAKLSLSPSGTFLGFVKL